From the genome of Triticum aestivum cultivar Chinese Spring chromosome 3B, IWGSC CS RefSeq v2.1, whole genome shotgun sequence, one region includes:
- the LOC123070385 gene encoding protein IQ-DOMAIN 6, with amino-acid sequence MGASGKWIKTLVGLKPAADKERHAGGKGRKWSRLWRSSSGGQRAAASAAASEVSETSSAAADALSSVVAAVVRAPPKDFRVIRQEWAAVRIQTAFRGFLARRALRALRGIVRLQALVRGRRVRKQLAVTVKCMQALVRVLARARDRRTRLSADGRDSQDTLDDHSSHADPVKEAETGWCDSQGTVDDVRSKIHMRREGAIKRERAIAYALSHQRNSNHNGRPSSPAVSLKNHGTNRSNQWSYLDGWMATKPWESRLMEQSHSEQTNSRCSESIDEMNEVSSKLSEASSVKIRRNNVTTRVSAKPPSVIAVCDESAPSTSSVTQMTGNHFATSERRSDCGQGGAPSYMGLTKSAKARLSGSSSTHKPPLQRQGSADTHNYSRGAFSSIDVQSTAGSEVSVTSKRLNGLTLKGRGTRRSMDKENDDQSNSFF; translated from the exons GGCGCGTCGGGGAAGTGGATCAAGACGCTGGTCGGGCTCAAGCCGGCGGCGGACAAGGAGAGGCACGCCGGGGGGAAGGGCCGGAAGTGGAGCCGCCTGTGGCGGAGCTCGTCGGGCGGGCAGAGGGCTGCCGCGTCGGCGGCCGCCTCGGAGGTCTCCGAgacgtcctccgccgccgccgacgcgctCAGCTCCGTCGTCGCGGCCGTGGTGCGCGCGCCGCCCAAGGACTTCCGCGTCATCAGGCAGGAGTGGGCGGCCGTCCGCATCCAGACCGCCTTCCGCGGCTTCCTG GCCAGGAGGGCGCTGAGGGCGCTCCGGGGGATCGTGCGGCTGCAGGCGCTGGTGCGCGGCCGCCGTGTGCGCAAGCAGCTGGCCGTCACGGTCAAGTGCATGCAAGCGCTCGTCAGGGTGCTAGCGCGGGCGAGGGACCGGCGCACGCGGCTCTCGGCTGACGGCCGAGACTCGCAGGATACGCTCGACGACCACAGCAGCCACGCGGATCCCGTCAAGGAAGCAGAG ACAGGATGGTGTGATAGCCAAGGAACTGTGGATGATGTCAGATCAAAGATACACATGAGACGCGAGGGCGCAATCAAGAGAGAAAGAGCAATTGCGTATGCTCTTTCTCACCAG CGGAACTCAAACCACAATGGAAGACCTAGCTCTCCTGCTGTTTCTCTCAAGAATCATGGGACTAACAGGAGCAATCAGTGGAGCTATTTGGACGGGTGGATGGCAACAAAACCTTGGGAGAGTCGCCTTATGGAGCAATCACATAGCGAACAGACCAACTCACGTTGTTCAGAGAGTATTGACGAAATGAACGAGGTCAGCTCAAAGCTTTCTGAAGCAAGCTCAGTCAAGATCAGAAGAAACAATGTCACAACTAGGGTGTCAGCAAAGCCTCCTTCGGTAATCGCGGTATGCGACGAGAGTGCTCCGTCAACATCTTCAGTCACTCAGATGACCGGCAACCATTTCGCGACATCGGAAAGGAGATCTGACTGTGGCCAGGGTGGTGCACCGAGCTATATGGGCTTGACCAAATCAGCCAAGGCAAGGCTGAGTGGTTCTTCTAGCACTCACAAGCCACCACTTCAAAGACAAGGTTCTGCTGATACACACAATTACAGCAGGGGGGCATTCTCTTCAATAGATGTTCAAAGCACCGCTGGCTCCGAGGTTTCTGTTACCTCAAAGAGGTTGAACGGTTTAACTCTCAAGGGTCGAGGCACTAGAAGAAGCATGGACAAGGAGAACGATGATCAATCTAATTCCTTCTTTTAG